In Nostoc sp. GT001, a genomic segment contains:
- the treZ gene encoding malto-oligosyltrehalose trehalohydrolase: MKIGANYLGNGECEFTVWSPLLDSVTVKILTPEEQLIPLKPQSEGYWHTKVNDVYPGTLYRYVLNGQDNFADPASQYQPEGVHGPSQIVDPSFEWTDEGWTGIPVESMIFYEVHVGTFTPEGTFTAIIPRLPELRELGINAIEIMPISQFPGDTHVEAALTYRNWGYDGVYPYAVQNSYGSPAELKQLVNACHQNNIAVVLDVVYNHFGPEGNYMSQFAPYFTKTYKTPWGEALNFDDAHSQGVRNYFIENALYWLGEFHIDALRLDAIQAIYDLGAKHFLWELAEAVHHFSQQGQRWKRHLIAESDLNNPQIIRPAELGGYSLDAQWSDDFHHALHTLLTGDRQGYYQDFGKCADLAKAYSDTFVYDWKYSPDRKRFHGVSCRDRPLSQFTVCIQNHDQIGNQMKGERLTQRISFEGLKLAAGAMLLSPNLPLLFMGEEYGETAPFIYFVSHSDPDLIQAVRAGRKQEFEAFHYADDPPDPESTETFLKSKLNWELRNQGKHKVLWDWYRQLINLRKTHPALLNQDRNFIQASSDEEKEVVIVRRWCESSELIFVMNFNSSXVTVALPFEQNANKLLDSADTSWSGHGSEAAEHLSVGQEVKLQPTSLVLYEKG, from the coding sequence GTGAAAATAGGTGCTAACTACTTGGGCAACGGAGAGTGTGAATTTACAGTTTGGTCTCCGCTATTAGATAGCGTCACAGTAAAAATTTTGACGCCAGAAGAGCAGTTAATTCCGCTCAAGCCTCAGTCTGAGGGATACTGGCACACGAAAGTCAACGATGTGTATCCGGGGACGCTTTATCGGTATGTCTTGAATGGCCAAGACAACTTTGCCGATCCGGCATCGCAGTATCAACCGGAAGGGGTACATGGGCCGTCGCAAATTGTCGATCCTTCTTTTGAGTGGACTGATGAAGGGTGGACTGGGATTCCTGTGGAGTCGATGATTTTCTATGAAGTTCATGTTGGGACATTCACCCCGGAAGGAACTTTCACCGCCATCATTCCCCGTTTACCAGAACTGCGGGAACTGGGAATTAACGCCATTGAAATCATGCCCATCTCCCAGTTTCCGGGAGACACTCATGTTGAAGCTGCTCTGACATATCGCAACTGGGGGTATGATGGCGTTTATCCTTATGCTGTCCAAAATTCCTACGGTAGTCCAGCCGAACTCAAGCAACTGGTAAATGCTTGCCATCAAAATAATATCGCCGTTGTGCTGGATGTGGTGTACAACCACTTTGGGCCAGAAGGCAACTATATGAGTCAGTTCGCGCCCTACTTTACTAAAACCTATAAAACGCCGTGGGGCGAAGCGCTGAATTTCGATGACGCCCATAGTCAGGGTGTGCGAAATTATTTTATCGAAAATGCACTTTACTGGTTGGGCGAATTCCACATTGATGCATTGCGGTTGGATGCCATTCAAGCAATTTATGACTTGGGGGCGAAGCATTTTTTATGGGAATTGGCGGAAGCAGTTCATCATTTCTCACAACAAGGGCAAAGATGGAAACGCCATCTAATTGCTGAAAGTGACTTGAATAATCCGCAAATAATTCGTCCAGCAGAATTGGGTGGATATAGTCTTGATGCTCAGTGGAGTGATGATTTTCACCACGCATTGCACACACTGTTGACAGGCGATCGCCAAGGATATTATCAAGATTTTGGGAAATGTGCTGATTTAGCAAAAGCTTATAGCGATACTTTTGTCTACGATTGGAAATACTCGCCCGATCGCAAACGATTTCATGGCGTATCTTGCCGCGATCGCCCTTTGTCACAGTTTACAGTCTGCATTCAGAATCACGATCAAATCGGCAATCAAATGAAAGGAGAACGCCTCACTCAGCGGATCTCTTTTGAAGGATTAAAGTTAGCTGCTGGCGCTATGCTGCTATCGCCCAACTTACCCCTGTTATTTATGGGAGAAGAATACGGCGAAACTGCACCCTTCATTTACTTTGTCAGTCACTCCGATCCCGATTTGATTCAAGCAGTTCGAGCCGGGCGCAAACAAGAGTTTGAAGCATTTCACTATGCAGATGATCCCCCAGATCCAGAATCGACAGAAACTTTTCTCAAGTCTAAACTTAATTGGGAATTACGCAATCAAGGAAAGCACAAAGTTCTCTGGGATTGGTATCGTCAGTTAATTAATTTACGGAAGACACATCCAGCCCTTTTAAATCAAGACCGCAATTTCATCCAAGCGAGTAGCGATGAAGAGAAAGAAGTGGTGATCGTGCGGCGTTGGTGCGAATCGAGTGAACTAATATTTGTGATGAATTTCAATTCGTCGNNNGTGACAGTGGCTCTGCCGTTTGAGCAAAATGCTAATAAATTGTTAGACTCTGCTGATACCTCATGGTCTGGGCATGGTTCTGAAGCTGCTGAACATCTGTCTGTGGGTCAAGAAGTGAAATTGCAACCTACTAGTCTAGTACTCTATGAAAAAGGATAA
- the treY gene encoding malto-oligosyltrehalose synthase has protein sequence MRIPTATYRIQFTPQFGFDNAKAIAAYLADLGISDLYASPIFKARSGSTHGYDIVDATQLNPELGTNESFDALVDEIQSLGMGWLQDIVPNHMAYSSENDYLMDILEHGPDSSYTDYFDISWNTPFGDRQERILAPLLGDFYGASLENGHIQLQYEQNGLTVNYYSLKLPLRLESYTKFITYNLGKLTRTLGRNHPDFIKLLGILYILKNVPSEVAGKQRQDQIAFIKGLVWELYTTNDAIREFIDENIETFNGEPGNSESFNLLDELLKDQFYRLAFWKVGAEEMNYRRFFTVNELISVKVEEVRVFNNTHSLIQKLVEEGKFTGLRIDHIDGLYNPIQYLERLREKMGDVYITVEKILEITEDLPKDWKIEGTSGYDFLNYVNGVFCQTENESSFEKIYQNFIGSRVDYASVVKDKKHLILEKNLAGDIDSLALLLKNISSKYRYGNDFTLNGLKRAIAEVLTLFPIYRTYITPDGIGDSDRATIQEVISQAKEQTPLLQHELTFIEKLMLLEFDNSLTQTEREQWIYFVLRMQQYSGPLMAKGVEDTTLYVYNRLLSLNEVGGNPGHFGIPVTKFHAFNKQHQATWPHTMNTTATHDTKRGEDVRARLNVLSEIPDEWDQQVNTWSAINRGHRSHRHGFAIPDRNDEYFLYQTLVGAFPFGEHEHASFVERVKDYIIKAIREAKVHTAWLRPDSEYEEACTSFIEKVLDPAISGEFLEAFRPFQQRIADYGIFNSLSQTLLKITAPGVPDLYQGTELWELSLVDPDNRRPVDFEQRRTYLSAIREQVKTDILGLIQELLNDKTDGRIKLFLTAQLLQARTNYVSLFQDGDYLPLEVQGTYANHIIAFARREGNQTAIAIAPRFLTSLIQPGDNPLGESVWQDTHLQLPPGTSPTWKNILTQQPLHTTETLSIATALTHFPVALLVSSAE, from the coding sequence ATGCGAATTCCCACCGCCACTTATCGAATTCAGTTTACACCTCAGTTTGGCTTTGACAACGCTAAAGCGATCGCAGCTTATTTAGCAGATTTGGGTATTTCCGATTTATATGCCTCCCCCATTTTCAAGGCACGATCCGGGAGTACACACGGCTACGATATAGTAGATGCCACTCAACTTAATCCAGAATTGGGAACAAATGAATCCTTTGATGCATTAGTTGATGAAATCCAATCCCTTGGTATGGGCTGGTTACAAGATATTGTGCCCAACCACATGGCCTATAGTAGCGAAAACGATTACTTGATGGACATATTGGAACACGGCCCAGATTCCAGTTATACCGACTACTTCGACATTTCTTGGAATACACCCTTTGGCGATCGCCAAGAGCGAATTCTCGCGCCACTACTGGGAGATTTCTATGGTGCATCCCTGGAAAACGGACACATTCAACTGCAATACGAACAGAACGGTTTAACTGTCAACTATTACAGCTTGAAATTGCCACTCCGCTTAGAATCTTACACAAAATTTATCACCTATAATTTAGGAAAACTCACCCGTACATTGGGACGCAATCATCCCGATTTTATTAAGCTATTGGGGATTCTCTACATTCTCAAAAATGTCCCTTCAGAAGTTGCGGGTAAACAGCGACAAGACCAAATTGCATTTATCAAAGGATTAGTTTGGGAACTTTACACTACAAACGATGCCATCCGCGAGTTCATTGACGAAAATATCGAAACTTTCAACGGAGAACCCGGTAATTCCGAAAGCTTTAACCTCCTAGATGAATTACTAAAAGACCAGTTTTACCGTCTCGCTTTCTGGAAGGTTGGCGCAGAAGAAATGAACTACCGCCGTTTCTTTACTGTCAACGAACTGATTTCTGTGAAAGTTGAAGAAGTGCGGGTTTTTAATAATACTCATAGCCTAATTCAAAAACTGGTTGAGGAAGGTAAGTTTACAGGTTTACGCATCGATCATATTGATGGACTTTATAACCCAATCCAGTATCTCGAAAGGCTGCGAGAAAAAATGGGTGATGTTTATATCACTGTTGAAAAGATTTTAGAAATTACTGAAGATTTGCCAAAAGATTGGAAAATTGAAGGAACATCTGGATATGACTTTCTCAACTATGTAAATGGCGTATTTTGCCAAACTGAAAATGAGTCATCCTTCGAGAAGATTTACCAGAACTTTATTGGTTCACGAGTAGATTATGCCTCAGTAGTCAAGGATAAAAAACACCTGATCCTAGAAAAGAATTTAGCAGGTGACATTGACAGTTTGGCTCTTTTATTAAAAAATATCTCCAGCAAATATCGCTATGGCAATGATTTTACCCTGAATGGATTAAAAAGAGCGATCGCTGAAGTTTTGACACTGTTCCCGATTTACCGTACCTACATTACGCCCGATGGAATTGGAGATAGCGATCGCGCTACCATTCAAGAAGTCATTAGCCAAGCCAAAGAACAAACGCCCCTATTGCAGCACGAACTGACCTTTATTGAAAAGTTAATGCTGCTAGAATTTGATAACTCTCTGACTCAAACAGAACGCGAACAGTGGATATATTTTGTCTTGCGAATGCAGCAATACAGCGGCCCGCTAATGGCAAAAGGCGTCGAAGACACCACATTATATGTATACAATCGCTTGCTGTCGTTGAATGAAGTTGGGGGTAATCCCGGTCATTTTGGGATTCCAGTAACTAAATTTCATGCCTTTAACAAGCAGCACCAAGCAACCTGGCCCCACACAATGAACACCACCGCCACCCACGACACCAAACGCGGCGAAGATGTGCGGGCCAGATTGAATGTCCTCTCAGAAATCCCCGATGAGTGGGATCAGCAGGTAAATACTTGGAGTGCCATTAATCGCGGACATCGTAGCCATCGCCACGGCTTCGCTATACCCGATCGCAACGATGAGTATTTTCTCTATCAAACCCTAGTAGGGGCGTTTCCTTTTGGCGAACACGAACATGCATCCTTCGTGGAACGAGTGAAGGACTATATAATAAAGGCAATACGAGAAGCGAAGGTGCATACAGCCTGGTTACGACCTGATAGCGAGTATGAAGAAGCTTGTACCTCCTTTATTGAGAAAGTACTCGATCCTGCTATATCCGGGGAATTTCTAGAAGCCTTTCGTCCATTTCAACAGCGAATTGCCGACTATGGAATCTTTAATTCCCTTTCCCAAACTCTACTAAAGATTACCGCCCCCGGCGTACCCGATTTGTACCAGGGAACGGAACTTTGGGAATTGAGTTTAGTCGATCCAGATAATCGCCGTCCCGTGGATTTTGAACAGCGACGTACTTACTTAAGCGCCATCCGCGAACAGGTAAAAACAGACATACTCGGATTAATTCAGGAGTTACTAAACGACAAAACAGACGGTAGAATCAAACTGTTTTTAACGGCTCAATTACTCCAAGCCAGAACGAACTATGTCTCATTATTCCAGGACGGCGATTATTTACCGTTAGAAGTTCAGGGAACCTACGCCAATCATATTATCGCCTTTGCACGGCGAGAGGGGAATCAAACAGCGATCGCGATCGCACCCCGCTTTTTAACCAGCCTCATCCAGCCAGGAGACAATCCCTTGGGCGAGTCAGTTTGGCAAGATACGCACCTGCAACTACCCCCCGGAACTTCCCCCACCTGGAAAAACATCCTAACTCAGCAACCCTTACACACCACAGAAACCCTATCTATCGCAACAGCCCTCACCCATTTCCCAGTTGCCCTATTAGTTAGCAGCGCCGAGTAA
- a CDS encoding Uma2 family endonuclease, with protein MTYTSPKLLTFEEFLAQYGDNTRYELIDGQLRDMEPTGPHEAIAGSIAGRIYVEIFNSNFNWLVPKTCLIKPPAAEATALRPDVIVLDKAELSKEPLWQKEPIICNGSTIKLVAEVVSTNWQDDYARKVEEYAFLNIPEYWIVDFRGLGGLQFIGNPKQPTFTVCQLVNGVYQQQQYRLGDTISSDVLPNLQLKLDDIMYI; from the coding sequence ATGACCTATACCTCGCCCAAGCTACTCACCTTTGAGGAATTTCTCGCCCAATATGGTGACAATACACGCTACGAATTAATCGACGGGCAATTAAGAGACATGGAACCTACAGGGCCACACGAAGCTATTGCAGGTAGTATTGCAGGTAGAATCTATGTCGAAATTTTTAATTCTAATTTCAACTGGCTAGTTCCAAAAACTTGTCTGATAAAACCACCTGCTGCTGAAGCGACAGCACTGCGTCCTGATGTAATTGTTTTAGATAAAGCCGAACTTAGTAAAGAACCGCTTTGGCAAAAAGAACCGATTATTTGTAACGGCAGTACTATTAAGCTTGTTGCTGAGGTTGTGAGTACTAATTGGCAAGACGATTATGCCAGAAAGGTGGAAGAATACGCTTTTCTTAACATCCCAGAATATTGGATTGTGGATTTTCGGGGCTTGGGTGGTTTGCAATTTATCGGCAATCCTAAACAACCAACCTTTACCGTTTGTCAGTTAGTTAACGGTGTGTACCAGCAACAACAATATCGTTTAGGAGATACTATTTCTTCTGATGTCTTGCCAAATTTACAACTTAAGCTAGATGACATTATGTATATTTGA
- a CDS encoding DCC1-like thiol-disulfide oxidoreductase family protein, which produces MNYYVIYDGNCNLCVTLVRSLETLDQGKLFRYAPMQDEQTLLQWGITAQDCEQGMILIDGNEPQRRWQGSNAAEEIGRLLPAGSIFVDAYRALPGMKWAGDRFYEQIRDNRYTIFGKRSNTYQSAYCVDGSCKL; this is translated from the coding sequence ATGAATTACTACGTAATCTACGACGGGAATTGTAATCTCTGCGTTACCTTAGTGCGATCGCTAGAAACCTTAGACCAAGGAAAGTTATTTCGCTACGCTCCCATGCAAGATGAGCAGACACTTTTACAGTGGGGAATTACAGCCCAAGATTGCGAACAGGGGATGATTTTAATTGATGGCAATGAACCTCAAAGACGTTGGCAAGGTAGTAATGCAGCAGAAGAAATTGGGCGGTTATTGCCAGCAGGAAGTATATTTGTAGACGCTTATCGAGCATTACCGGGGATGAAATGGGCAGGCGATCGCTTTTACGAACAAATCCGCGATAACCGCTACACCATATTTGGTAAGCGTTCTAATACATATCAATCGGCATACTGTGTTGATGGTAGCTGCAAGCTGTAG